One stretch of Kiritimatiellaceae bacterium DNA includes these proteins:
- a CDS encoding GldG family protein, whose amino-acid sequence MKNRRHRLWITLNTGAALLLALVVTLMVNYLSFRHYYREDWSRTQLYKLSSKTIGLLESLDKPVEVTVFFQPGNVLYEDIHNLLREYQFRSSRLNIQWVDPDRDISQTEELAVKYQVKEPNVVVFDCDGRSKYVRADEIANIDKSSGIDRITSFKGELAFSSAIQGVVQKTIPVVYVLTGHGERDITDFDRRTGFSGAAQLIERDNISVKPLLLSTEKQIPADCSALLIAGASQSMSGAEADLISVWLHRSGRLMVLADTGQTSGLEKLLREWGVLLRNDVVIDPDRTLTGREVFVSAYNRHPITAKLGTTAAIFHLPRSVQPDYALLKNASADRPKVTPLALSSKNSWAEAQPDQVPAKYDAGTGDMPGPVSLAVAVEKGDTAGVLDMKIRPSRLVVFGDSGFVSNSGLTGGDTSLFMSSLNWLLDREQLMAITPKDVDDTRLKLSREKVRTLFWSTIGIIPALAALVGTALWFRRRK is encoded by the coding sequence ATGAAAAACCGCAGACACCGTTTATGGATCACGCTCAACACCGGCGCCGCTTTACTGCTGGCGCTGGTCGTCACGCTGATGGTCAATTATCTTTCCTTCCGCCACTACTACCGCGAGGACTGGAGCCGGACGCAACTTTATAAACTCTCATCCAAAACAATCGGCCTGCTGGAAAGTCTCGATAAACCGGTCGAAGTAACCGTTTTCTTTCAGCCCGGCAATGTGCTCTACGAAGACATCCACAACCTGCTCCGCGAATACCAGTTCCGCAGCAGCCGCCTGAACATCCAATGGGTGGATCCCGACCGCGACATCTCCCAGACAGAGGAGCTGGCGGTGAAGTATCAGGTAAAAGAACCCAACGTGGTGGTCTTCGACTGCGATGGCCGCAGCAAATATGTCCGCGCCGACGAAATCGCCAATATCGACAAGTCCAGCGGGATTGACCGGATCACCTCATTTAAAGGCGAGCTGGCCTTCTCGTCCGCCATTCAGGGCGTCGTTCAAAAAACGATTCCGGTGGTTTACGTTCTGACCGGCCACGGCGAGCGCGACATCACCGACTTCGACCGCCGCACCGGATTTTCCGGCGCTGCCCAGCTGATTGAGCGCGACAATATTTCAGTTAAACCGCTGTTGCTGAGCACCGAAAAACAAATTCCCGCCGACTGCTCGGCTTTGCTGATCGCCGGTGCTTCGCAAAGTATGTCGGGCGCAGAAGCCGATCTGATTTCCGTCTGGCTCCACCGCAGCGGGCGTTTGATGGTGCTGGCGGATACCGGACAAACCTCGGGGCTTGAAAAGCTGCTCCGCGAATGGGGTGTGCTGCTGCGCAACGATGTCGTTATCGATCCGGATCGCACGCTGACCGGCCGCGAAGTTTTCGTCTCCGCCTACAACCGCCATCCCATCACCGCTAAACTCGGCACCACCGCCGCTATTTTCCATCTGCCGCGCTCTGTTCAGCCGGACTACGCTCTGCTCAAAAACGCCTCGGCCGACCGCCCGAAAGTGACGCCGCTGGCGCTCTCTTCAAAAAACAGCTGGGCGGAAGCACAGCCTGACCAGGTTCCGGCAAAATACGATGCCGGTACCGGCGACATGCCCGGCCCGGTTTCTCTGGCCGTCGCAGTCGAAAAAGGCGATACCGCCGGTGTGCTGGATATGAAAATCCGTCCGTCACGGCTGGTCGTTTTCGGCGATTCCGGCTTTGTTTCCAACAGCGGCCTGACCGGCGGCGATACCAGCCTTTTCATGAGCTCACTCAACTGGCTGCTCGACCGCGAACAGCTGATGGCTATCACTCCCAAGGATGTGGATGATACGCGCCTGAAGCTATCCCGCGAAAAAGTCCGCACCCTTTTCTGGAGCACCATCGGCATCATTCCGGCACTGGCCGCGCTGGTGGGCACCGCACTCTGGTTCCGGAGAAGAAAATAA
- the thiL gene encoding thiamine-phosphate kinase, which translates to MKTLKDVGEHNAIAALTANLKAVGDDCAVLPLDANYDLVLTSDPLISGVHFTPGTDPEQIGWKAAARVLSDFAAMGADPQYLLINLVAPPEQDFQTLEKIYAGVSKVRKLFDVDLVGGDLAQGPVLELHVFGVGRVAKGKALLRSGARPGDVIYVTGPLGGSFESGKHLTFMPRIKEAKWLRQSGFVRCMMDISDGLATDLRHILKASKVGAALDGAAIPKIKTVEQALFDGEDFELLFTVRAEDADDFDFQCLENLDQQFPASLACASKRLARIGTITDQPEILTLDGIVLERKAFEHFR; encoded by the coding sequence ATGAAAACACTGAAAGACGTCGGAGAACATAACGCCATTGCCGCGCTGACTGCAAACCTGAAAGCCGTCGGCGACGACTGCGCCGTTCTGCCGCTCGACGCGAACTATGACCTTGTCCTCACCTCCGACCCGCTCATCAGCGGTGTACACTTCACGCCCGGCACCGATCCTGAACAGATCGGCTGGAAAGCCGCCGCTCGCGTCCTGAGCGACTTTGCCGCGATGGGCGCCGACCCGCAGTACCTGCTCATCAACCTCGTCGCGCCGCCGGAACAGGATTTCCAAACCTTGGAAAAAATTTACGCCGGCGTTTCCAAGGTTCGGAAACTGTTCGACGTTGATCTCGTCGGCGGCGACCTCGCGCAAGGGCCGGTACTCGAACTGCACGTCTTCGGCGTCGGGCGCGTCGCTAAAGGTAAAGCACTGCTCCGTTCCGGCGCGCGCCCCGGCGATGTCATCTACGTCACCGGCCCGCTCGGCGGCTCATTCGAGAGCGGCAAACACCTGACCTTTATGCCGCGTATCAAAGAAGCCAAATGGTTGCGGCAGTCCGGCTTCGTTCGCTGCATGATGGATATCAGTGACGGCCTCGCCACCGATCTGCGCCATATTCTCAAGGCGTCAAAAGTCGGCGCGGCGCTGGATGGCGCGGCGATTCCGAAAATAAAAACGGTGGAACAGGCGCTGTTCGACGGCGAGGATTTTGAACTGCTCTTCACCGTTCGCGCTGAAGATGCCGACGATTTTGATTTCCAATGCTTGGAGAATTTAGATCAGCAGTTTCCCGCGTCACTCGCTTGCGCGAGCAAGCGGCTGGCAAGGATTGGAACCATCACCGACCAGCCGGAAATCCTGACGCTCGACGGCATCGTTCTGGAGCGCAAGGCGTTTGAGCATTTTAGGTGA
- a CDS encoding LysM peptidoglycan-binding domain-containing protein, translated as MKTFLLFILCSLLLTGCGQKSGATLDAADEKDSRVSKGLELVQQKDWDDAVKQFDAALTKNPELGRPDLELAMIYHQQKKNYVRAVYHYERYLEKRPLTEKRALIQEWIKQAKVSLAGEVGGAGGDVAGELVRLTRENNMLRKQLETAGGASASPAASVKTLLTEPPPARPAPVAAPAPKPARTYTVRPGDTLSRISGAVYGDASQWKKIYEANREQMKTETDIQIGQTLAIPSL; from the coding sequence ATGAAAACGTTCCTTCTCTTCATACTCTGTTCGCTGTTGCTGACCGGATGCGGCCAGAAGAGCGGAGCGACACTCGACGCGGCGGACGAAAAAGATTCGCGTGTCAGCAAAGGCCTCGAGCTGGTTCAGCAAAAAGACTGGGACGACGCCGTTAAACAGTTTGATGCCGCGCTGACGAAAAATCCGGAACTCGGCCGCCCCGATCTGGAACTGGCGATGATTTATCACCAGCAGAAAAAAAATTATGTCCGCGCCGTTTATCATTATGAGCGCTATCTCGAAAAACGCCCACTCACCGAAAAGCGCGCGCTGATTCAGGAATGGATTAAGCAGGCCAAAGTTTCGCTGGCCGGAGAAGTCGGCGGAGCCGGAGGCGACGTGGCTGGCGAACTGGTGCGGCTGACGCGCGAAAACAATATGCTTCGCAAACAGCTTGAAACAGCGGGCGGCGCAAGTGCCTCCCCTGCGGCCAGCGTGAAAACGCTTCTGACCGAACCGCCGCCAGCGCGGCCCGCGCCGGTCGCAGCTCCGGCACCGAAACCGGCCCGCACCTATACCGTCCGCCCCGGCGATACCCTTTCGCGGATTTCCGGCGCGGTGTACGGCGACGCTTCGCAGTGGAAAAAAATCTACGAGGCCAACCGCGAGCAGATGAAAACCGAAACCGATATTCAGATTGGTCAGACGCTCGCCATCCCGAGTCTGTAA
- a CDS encoding NAD-dependent epimerase/dehydratase family protein, with amino-acid sequence MNKKVLVTGGSGFLGINAIRYLLRQGVTDITVLDLVEFDYPERNQIKAVVGDIRNAKTVSEVMKGVNWVIHTAAALPLYTKEEIFSTDIEGTRILLAAAEKEKVERFVHISSTAVYGIPDHHPLLEDDKLIGVGPYGIAKIEAEKACLEARAKGMCVPIIRPKSFVGPERLGVFALLYDWAKDGKRFPMIGSGNNRYQLLDVEDLCEAIYLCLIKDAAAVNDTFNIGATDFTTMKEDYQAVLDRAGFGKKIIGTPAKPIIWALRILEFFKLSPLYKWVYETACEDSFVSTEKIERKLNFHPKFSNKQALVRNYEWYLANLHTFAGKGGVSHRVPWSQGILKFFKLFF; translated from the coding sequence ATGAACAAGAAGGTTTTGGTCACCGGCGGTAGCGGGTTCCTCGGCATTAACGCGATCCGCTATCTGCTCCGGCAGGGCGTCACCGATATCACCGTGCTGGATCTCGTCGAGTTCGATTATCCAGAAAGAAACCAAATCAAAGCCGTGGTCGGTGACATCCGTAATGCCAAGACCGTCAGCGAAGTGATGAAGGGCGTGAACTGGGTCATTCATACCGCCGCCGCTTTACCGCTGTACACAAAGGAAGAAATTTTTTCCACCGACATCGAAGGTACGCGCATTCTGCTGGCCGCAGCGGAAAAGGAAAAGGTCGAGCGGTTCGTGCATATCTCTTCGACAGCCGTTTACGGAATTCCGGATCACCATCCACTGCTCGAAGACGACAAGCTGATCGGCGTCGGCCCGTACGGCATCGCCAAGATCGAAGCGGAAAAAGCCTGTCTGGAAGCCCGCGCCAAAGGAATGTGCGTACCGATCATCCGTCCGAAGTCGTTTGTCGGCCCGGAACGGCTCGGCGTGTTTGCCCTGCTCTACGACTGGGCGAAAGACGGCAAACGGTTTCCGATGATCGGCAGCGGTAACAACCGATACCAGCTGCTCGATGTCGAAGACCTCTGCGAAGCGATCTACCTCTGCCTCATCAAAGACGCGGCGGCGGTGAACGACACGTTCAATATCGGCGCAACCGACTTCACGACGATGAAGGAAGATTATCAGGCCGTGCTCGACCGCGCCGGATTCGGGAAAAAGATTATCGGGACTCCGGCCAAGCCGATCATTTGGGCGTTGCGCATTCTGGAGTTCTTCAAGCTGTCGCCGCTCTACAAGTGGGTTTATGAAACCGCCTGCGAGGATTCGTTTGTCTCGACAGAGAAGATTGAGCGGAAGCTGAACTTTCATCCGAAGTTTTCCAACAAGCAGGCACTGGTGCGCAACTACGAGTGGTACCTCGCCAACCTGCATACTTTCGCAGGCAAAGGCGGCGTCTCACACCGCGTTCCGTGGAGTCAGGGTATTCTGAAATTCTTCAAGCTGTTCTTCTGA
- a CDS encoding ABC transporter permease, with the protein MRTFFSLWRRELAAMFLSPIAYVMLMFFLLVTGCGFYWLVKENLEVMRSVQGLMVVIWACMLIVIPILTMRTFAEERKNGTFETMMTAPVKDSAVVGAKFAGVLSFFIVMCAPTLLYLVIVRLLAPEVAHLIDAGPIAGGYLMVCLIASAFIALGLLASALTSNQIIAAISTFSVMSLLFFGGLFEPHLSKNLMVREVGGYLSSALHLLEAARGVFDSRSLVLYLSATIFFLFATVKAVEARR; encoded by the coding sequence ATGAGGACTTTTTTTTCACTTTGGCGGCGTGAGCTGGCGGCGATGTTCCTTTCGCCAATCGCCTATGTGATGCTGATGTTTTTCCTGCTGGTGACCGGCTGCGGCTTCTACTGGCTGGTGAAAGAAAATCTGGAAGTAATGCGCTCCGTACAAGGGCTGATGGTGGTGATCTGGGCCTGCATGCTGATCGTGATACCGATTCTCACCATGCGCACCTTTGCCGAAGAACGCAAAAACGGCACGTTTGAAACGATGATGACCGCGCCGGTGAAAGATTCCGCCGTGGTCGGCGCCAAGTTTGCGGGCGTTCTTTCCTTCTTCATCGTGATGTGCGCGCCGACCCTGCTCTATCTGGTAATCGTCCGTCTGCTGGCCCCCGAAGTCGCACACCTGATTGATGCCGGCCCGATTGCTGGCGGTTATCTGATGGTCTGCCTGATTGCCTCAGCTTTTATCGCGCTCGGCCTGCTGGCTTCGGCGCTGACTTCGAATCAGATCATCGCGGCCATTTCGACCTTCTCGGTGATGAGTCTTCTGTTTTTCGGCGGACTCTTTGAACCGCACCTTTCAAAAAATCTGATGGTTCGCGAGGTCGGCGGCTACCTTTCCTCCGCACTGCACCTGCTGGAGGCAGCGCGCGGCGTGTTTGATTCCCGCTCACTGGTGCTCTATCTGAGCGCGACCATCTTTTTCCTCTTCGCAACCGTGAAGGCGGTCGAAGCCCGCCGCTAA
- a CDS encoding DEAD/DEAH box helicase, with amino-acid sequence MKFTELGLSPEILEGISRLGFETPTPVQAAVIPAILKNGRDLVALAQTGTGKTAAFGLPVLQMLDTDIKTPQTLILCPTRELCMQIARDLENFAACVRGVRVLAVYGGADIKPQLAAMVRGVDIVVATPGRMVDLLRRKRADFSKIKRVVLDEADEMLNMGFEEDLEAILSEVPDGAQTLLFSATMPRQVASIAKKYMKDPEEITVGTRNAGAENVSHEYLVVHAKDRYRALKRLADFYPDMYGIVFCRTRQETQDIADHLGKDGYKSESLHGDLTQQQRDRVMKRFRARELQMLVATDVAARGLDVTDLTHVINYSLPDDLGSYTHRSGRTGRAGKTGVSIALINMREHNKVKFIEKQLGRRFVQRSVPTGADICQARLLGLMERLSQMNPEPGLIDEILPSLCASLEGVSREELLRRFASMELQRMLDYYSKEPDINAEPLHEGSHAARKKQTAAGGLVELCMNIGKANRLAPKQLMNLVNVADRASSVEIGRINITHLQSFFEVPRDAAQAVIDSFAKSLVDFEGRRVSVTLAGAGNPAKRDEKRAANPHRPNHPKSNHAKGGKKPGHWQK; translated from the coding sequence ATGAAGTTTACCGAATTGGGACTTAGTCCCGAAATTCTCGAAGGCATTTCACGCCTTGGGTTCGAAACCCCGACGCCGGTTCAGGCCGCCGTCATTCCTGCGATCCTTAAAAACGGTCGCGATCTCGTCGCTCTGGCACAAACCGGTACCGGCAAAACCGCCGCGTTCGGCCTGCCGGTTCTGCAGATGCTCGACACCGACATCAAAACACCGCAGACGTTGATTCTCTGTCCGACCCGCGAGCTCTGTATGCAGATTGCCCGCGACCTTGAAAATTTTGCCGCCTGTGTGCGCGGTGTGAGAGTGCTGGCCGTTTACGGCGGAGCCGACATTAAGCCACAGTTAGCGGCGATGGTTCGCGGCGTTGATATCGTCGTTGCCACGCCGGGCCGCATGGTTGATTTGCTGCGCCGCAAGCGCGCCGACTTTTCCAAGATCAAGCGCGTGGTGCTCGACGAAGCCGACGAAATGCTGAACATGGGTTTTGAAGAAGACCTCGAAGCGATTCTTTCTGAAGTGCCGGACGGTGCGCAGACGCTGCTGTTTTCGGCGACGATGCCGCGGCAGGTGGCGTCGATTGCCAAGAAGTACATGAAGGATCCGGAAGAGATCACGGTCGGCACGCGCAACGCCGGTGCCGAAAACGTCAGCCACGAATATCTGGTGGTTCACGCCAAAGACCGCTACCGCGCGCTCAAGCGCCTCGCCGATTTTTATCCGGACATGTACGGGATTGTTTTCTGCCGCACGCGTCAGGAGACGCAGGATATCGCCGATCACCTCGGCAAAGACGGTTATAAATCTGAATCGTTGCACGGCGATCTGACACAGCAACAGCGTGACCGCGTAATGAAACGGTTCCGCGCCCGCGAACTGCAAATGCTGGTCGCCACCGACGTCGCCGCGCGCGGTCTCGATGTGACCGATCTGACGCACGTCATCAATTACAGCCTGCCCGACGATCTCGGCAGTTACACGCACCGCAGCGGCCGTACCGGCCGCGCCGGCAAAACCGGCGTTTCGATTGCGCTGATCAATATGCGCGAGCACAACAAGGTCAAGTTCATCGAAAAACAGCTGGGCCGCAGATTTGTACAGCGTTCCGTGCCGACCGGCGCGGATATCTGTCAGGCCCGCTTGCTCGGCTTGATGGAACGGCTGAGCCAGATGAATCCGGAGCCGGGACTGATTGACGAAATTCTACCGTCGCTCTGTGCGAGCCTCGAAGGCGTTTCGCGCGAAGAACTTTTGCGCCGTTTCGCTTCGATGGAATTGCAGCGCATGCTCGACTACTACAGCAAAGAGCCGGACATTAACGCCGAGCCGTTGCACGAAGGCAGCCATGCCGCGCGCAAAAAACAGACCGCCGCAGGCGGACTGGTTGAGCTGTGCATGAATATCGGCAAAGCCAACCGGCTGGCACCCAAGCAGCTGATGAATCTGGTGAATGTCGCCGACCGTGCCAGCAGTGTGGAAATCGGCCGGATCAATATCACGCATCTGCAATCATTTTTTGAAGTTCCGCGCGATGCCGCGCAGGCCGTGATCGACAGCTTCGCCAAGAGCCTGGTTGATTTTGAAGGCCGCCGCGTCAGCGTGACGCTGGCCGGTGCCGGCAATCCCGCGAAGCGCGACGAAAAACGCGCCGCCAATCCGCATCGTCCGAACCATCCGAAGAGCAACCACGCCAAAGGCGGAAAAAAGCCCGGCCATTGGCAGAAATAG
- a CDS encoding DUF4340 domain-containing protein: MKHRMSNWMLLIGVLLLGGFILLFERGSENSHQQMRRTKTVFAVYPESIERILLERDGVQIECTKTAGIWRLTKPADAPLDSGLVEKMIAGLVRVERGELITAETLRERNLAPSAYGFDAPRARITFKNNRGTFTWLIGRDAPVGKSLYVMPEGGGDIIAAPQTLLNLVPQDPSWIRDRTIFSGEPSAVRGLDLRRTGGFLQLRQPENNGWVLQQPHAGRADKQAVHTLIEKIFSGRITDFVTDKKADLTAYGLEKPAFALTVFMQDERTQTLLVGKPVPEKPETLYAKRVESDSVFTMPAAWAGELEIDDDLLRSRSVLGLQADRVTAIQLARNEQQVDLVRTNTLWQVVRPVRWDADPEQTTLLLKALAEATVETFVDEPSAAQTAQMKTAPWTVALTSDNKTNTLHISASGTNGLRMVQYNDEPAIYTTADSIIRDSFADPLFYRSRTVLEVSPTLIQKITMQTGGTERSVQKTDTGVFAAGQPDRQVSPKALTDIMWALNDLRAERYVDFNPSSLQPYGLDVPQTSLTVALSDTNVIGRIVLVGAKTGDGRFAMIQGQNIVFVVSEETAQTLTRELTVPIEKHAEEIKQP; this comes from the coding sequence ATGAAACACAGAATGTCCAACTGGATGCTTCTAATCGGCGTGCTCCTGCTCGGCGGATTCATTCTGCTCTTTGAACGCGGCAGCGAAAACTCGCACCAGCAGATGCGGCGCACAAAAACTGTGTTTGCCGTTTATCCGGAAAGTATTGAGCGGATCCTGCTGGAACGCGACGGCGTTCAAATTGAATGCACCAAGACCGCCGGGATCTGGCGGCTCACCAAACCGGCGGACGCACCGCTTGATTCCGGTCTGGTTGAAAAAATGATCGCCGGTCTGGTTCGCGTTGAGCGCGGCGAACTCATCACGGCGGAAACGCTCCGCGAACGGAACCTCGCGCCGTCCGCCTACGGCTTCGATGCTCCGCGGGCACGCATCACGTTCAAAAACAATCGCGGCACATTCACCTGGCTGATCGGCCGCGATGCGCCGGTCGGCAAATCACTCTATGTCATGCCCGAAGGCGGCGGCGACATTATCGCCGCGCCGCAAACCCTGCTGAACCTCGTTCCGCAGGATCCTTCGTGGATTCGCGACCGTACGATTTTCTCCGGCGAACCGTCCGCCGTGCGCGGTCTTGACCTGCGCCGTACCGGCGGATTCCTTCAGCTTCGCCAGCCGGAAAATAACGGCTGGGTCCTTCAACAGCCGCATGCAGGCCGGGCCGACAAACAGGCTGTGCATACGCTGATTGAAAAAATATTTTCCGGACGCATCACGGATTTTGTCACCGATAAAAAAGCCGACCTGACGGCTTACGGCCTCGAAAAACCGGCCTTTGCTCTGACGGTTTTCATGCAGGATGAACGCACACAGACCCTGCTCGTCGGAAAACCGGTTCCCGAAAAACCGGAAACACTCTACGCCAAGCGGGTCGAAAGCGACTCCGTTTTCACCATGCCGGCCGCATGGGCCGGAGAATTGGAAATCGACGACGACCTGCTGCGCAGCCGCAGCGTGCTTGGTCTGCAGGCGGACCGTGTCACCGCCATACAACTCGCCCGCAATGAGCAGCAGGTTGATCTCGTCCGCACCAATACCCTGTGGCAGGTCGTCCGTCCCGTACGCTGGGATGCCGATCCGGAGCAGACCACCCTGCTGCTGAAGGCGCTCGCCGAAGCCACCGTTGAAACGTTTGTGGACGAACCTTCCGCCGCACAGACCGCGCAAATGAAGACCGCCCCGTGGACCGTCGCACTGACGTCCGATAACAAAACCAATACGTTGCATATCAGCGCATCCGGTACGAACGGACTCCGAATGGTTCAATACAACGATGAGCCGGCGATTTATACCACCGCCGACAGCATCATCCGGGACAGCTTCGCCGATCCGCTCTTTTACCGCAGCCGCACTGTGCTTGAGGTCAGCCCGACACTGATTCAAAAAATCACCATGCAAACCGGCGGAACTGAACGATCCGTTCAGAAAACCGATACCGGGGTTTTTGCAGCCGGTCAGCCGGATCGCCAGGTCAGCCCCAAAGCGCTGACCGATATCATGTGGGCGCTCAACGATCTGCGCGCCGAACGTTATGTTGATTTCAACCCGTCTTCTCTCCAGCCATACGGACTGGACGTACCGCAAACTTCGCTGACGGTTGCGCTCAGCGATACCAATGTCATCGGACGGATTGTTCTGGTCGGCGCAAAAACCGGAGACGGACGCTTTGCCATGATCCAGGGCCAGAACATTGTCTTTGTGGTTTCAGAAGAAACTGCGCAAACTCTCACCCGTGAACTGACGGTGCCCATTGAAAAACACGCTGAAGAAATCAAACAGCCCTGA
- a CDS encoding ATP-binding cassette domain-containing protein, giving the protein MIKVSNLTKQFAGHTAVDDVSFEVKRGEIVGFLGPNGAGKTTTMRMLTGFLHPTRGAVEIAGCDVFEDPIEARRHIGYMPESCPLYTEMRVDEYLKFRAQIKGVARKEIRGRQDIVKEQCGLTEVGRRIIGQLSKGYRQRVGLADSLLHDPDLLILDEPTAGLDPNQIREVRELIRQLAERHTLLLSTHILPEVEMTCRRILIINKGKIVASDSPESLQKRLEGDILISAEISGDPGVIEATLKSLGTVDVVEHESLGEGWNRYRIDSSSPDIRTQVFECAASKGWKLRELHLESRSLEDIFVSIIRDDAATEAKR; this is encoded by the coding sequence ATGATTAAAGTTTCCAATCTGACTAAACAGTTTGCAGGCCATACGGCGGTGGACGATGTGTCGTTCGAGGTGAAGCGCGGCGAAATCGTCGGCTTTCTCGGCCCGAACGGCGCCGGAAAAACTACGACGATGCGTATGCTGACCGGGTTTCTGCACCCGACACGCGGCGCGGTGGAAATCGCCGGCTGCGATGTTTTTGAAGATCCGATTGAGGCTCGCCGCCACATCGGTTACATGCCGGAAAGCTGCCCGCTCTACACCGAAATGCGGGTAGATGAATATCTGAAGTTCCGCGCCCAGATTAAGGGCGTGGCGCGCAAAGAAATCCGCGGGCGGCAAGATATTGTAAAAGAACAGTGCGGACTCACCGAAGTCGGTCGCCGGATTATCGGCCAGCTTTCCAAAGGCTACCGCCAGCGCGTCGGCCTCGCCGACAGTCTGCTTCACGATCCCGATCTGCTGATTCTCGACGAGCCGACCGCCGGTCTCGACCCGAACCAGATCCGCGAAGTGCGCGAACTGATCCGCCAGCTGGCCGAACGCCATACGCTGCTGCTTTCAACTCACATTCTGCCGGAAGTCGAAATGACCTGCCGCCGGATTCTGATTATCAACAAAGGGAAAATCGTGGCGTCCGACTCGCCAGAAAGCCTGCAAAAGCGGCTTGAAGGCGACATTCTGATCAGCGCCGAAATTTCCGGCGACCCCGGCGTGATTGAGGCGACACTGAAAAGCCTCGGTACGGTGGACGTGGTGGAACATGAATCGCTGGGCGAAGGCTGGAACCGGTACCGGATTGATTCGTCATCGCCGGATATCCGCACACAGGTTTTTGAATGTGCGGCATCCAAAGGCTGGAAGCTCCGCGAACTGCATCTGGAAAGCCGCTCGCTCGAAGATATTTTTGTATCCATCATCCGCGACGATGCCGCGACGGAGGCCAAACGATGA